The proteins below come from a single Cannabis sativa cultivar Pink pepper isolate KNU-18-1 chromosome 3, ASM2916894v1, whole genome shotgun sequence genomic window:
- the LOC133035453 gene encoding uncharacterized protein LOC133035453, with amino-acid sequence MVTAQSRQKSYADAKRRNVEFAVGDKVFLRVSPMKGVMRFGKRGKLSPRFIGPFEILDRVGHVAYRLALPPVLAETHNVFHISMLRKYVSDPSHVLNYERMELKQDLSYEVRPVRIIERGMKELRSKSIPLVKVLWSNRSEREATWEMEGDMKEQYPELFDK; translated from the exons ATGGTAACTGCACAAAGCCGCCAGAAAAGTTATGCCGACGCAAAGAGACGGAATGTGGAATTTGCAGTGGGTGATAAAGTGTTCCTTCGAGTGTCACCTATGAAAGGGGTTATGCGTTTTGGAAAGCGAGGAAAGCTAAGTCCAAGATTTATAGGTCCTTTTGAGATATTGGACAGAGTGGGACATGTAGCTTATCGACTGGCATTGCCACCAGTATTAGCTGAGACGCATAATGTGTTCCATATTTCTATGCTACGAAAATACGTGTCGGATCCATCACACGTGCTGAACTATGAAAGAATGGAGCTAAAGCAGGACTTGAGTTATGAAGTGCGACCAGTTCGCATTATAGAGAGAGGAATGAAGGAGTTAAGGTCCAAAAGTATTCCTCTAGTAAAAGTTCTGTGGAGCAACCGTTCAGAAAGGGAGGCAACGTGGGAAATGGAGGGAGACATGAAAGAACAGTACCCCGAACTTTTTG ataagtaa
- the LOC115702017 gene encoding transcription factor MYB62, with protein MSTNSCKSSSNNTSCSEDDGNELRRGPWTVEEDTLLIHYITRHGEGRWNLLAKRSGLRRTGKSCRLRWLNYLKPDVKRGNLTPEEQILILDLHSKWGNRWSKIAQYLPGRTDNEIKNYWRTRVQKQAKHLKIDAESTAFQEIIRNFWMPRLLEKIENSPCTSAIPILQSSSPAVGVPIPSDTSTTASTASHLQYYGSSSTHLRSGQSNNELNNMTAGLAMNEQSSDSESMNFSQISDQFHEYPTSSPFQPANLLTNNGYNSFLEACSYGGGSGESNAYDNHMNSNQSTVLEGGLGHPVESCHVAGINWPDNDFFAGVWNTDDQLWQYKN; from the exons ATGTCTACTAACAGCTGTAAAAGCTCATCAAATAATACAAGTTGTAGTGAAGATGACGGTAATGAGCTCAGAAGAGGTCCGTGGACTGTTGAAGAAGACACTCTTCTCATCCACTACATCACTCGCCATGGTGAAGGCCGATGGAATTTGCTAGCTAAACGTTCAG GATTACGGAGAACTGGTAAGAGTTGCAGATTGAGATGGCTAAACTATCTGAAACCAGACGTCAAGCGTGGGAACCTTACTCCTGAGGAACAAATCCTGATCCTTGATCTTCATTCCAAATGGGGCAAcag gtggTCCAAAATAGCACAATATCTACCAGGAAGAACTGACAATGAAATCAAGAACTACTGGAGAACAAGGGTGCAGAAACAAGCTAAGCATCTCAAAATCGACGCAGAAAGTACGGCCTTTCAAGAAATCATCCGGAACTTTTGGATGCCAAGACTGCTTGAAAAGATTGAAAATTCCCCATGTACTTCAGCCATACCAATTCTCCAAAGCTCATCACCAGCCGTAGGAGTTCCCATACCTAGTGACACTAGTACTACTGCTAGTACTGCTTCTCACCTACAATACTATGGCTCATCATCAACACATCTACGATCTGGTCAAAGCAATAATGAACTTAACAACATGACTGCTGGTTTGGCTATGAATGAACAGAGTTCCGACTCAGAATCAATGAATTTTTCTCAGATTTCTGATCAGTTCCATGAATACCCAACTAGTAGTCCTTTTCAGCCAGCTAATTTGCTTACCAATAATGGCTATAACTCATTTTTGGAGGCATGCTCTTATGGTGGTGGTAGCGGTGAAAGCAATGCCTATGACAATCACATGAATTCGAACCAATCAACAGTTTTAGAAGGGGGTCTTGGGCACCCTGTTGAGAGTTGCCACGTGGCCGGCATCAATTGGCCGGATAATGATTTCTTTGCTGGGGTGTGGAACACGGATGATCAATTATGGCAGTACAAGAACTAA